From a region of the Anaerolineae bacterium genome:
- a CDS encoding DUF2723 domain-containing protein → MRLLPWAVFAAGLGLYSATLAPTVVTVFDDSPEFQLVCYRLGVAHPTGYPLYTLLGWLFTRLPIGDVAYRVNLLSAVCAAGALAGLFVLVRELTGRPLAGLLSALALAVSPVFWSQATIAEVYALHLCITVWLLAALTRWEETGAERWLIITAGLFGAGLAHHRTIVFLLPGLALALALPAREGEPRRPRWRRSWWKMALACALPLLLYAYIPLIGARAGSLDGTYRNTWEGFWRHVLALDYSAFLTGNPLAQSRTVGDYLRLWLEQFGPLGGLAGVLGLMWAGRRPRTAWALRLTWLVCLAFAALYRVADVEVFLLPAFLAGATGIGLAFDWLVHRVGAVSAFGALRSMVPILLALVLAGQALWAGVRAYPQADRSDDWEVHDWAVQALSAPLSSDAVVIGILGEMTVLRYYQETQGLRPDIRTTAADQEPARWKAIEGALGETGEVYLTRGMAGLAERYHLDAAGPLIQVRPKPAPAENLTCAGVELLPGLCLQRWEVALRRLPDGWHAGVSLEWLALHVLDRDVRLSLRLLAGDGSTVAQHDRRPVHEAYPTTAWAAGETVSDWHDLRVPPAAPPGTYEAIIILYDPTSGQEWARWGLGRVELPAGDL, encoded by the coding sequence GTGCGACTGTTGCCCTGGGCTGTGTTTGCCGCCGGCCTGGGTCTCTATAGCGCTACCCTGGCCCCGACTGTCGTCACGGTCTTCGACGACAGCCCGGAGTTTCAGCTTGTCTGCTACCGCCTGGGCGTGGCCCATCCGACCGGCTATCCCCTTTACACTCTGTTGGGTTGGCTCTTCACCCGGTTACCTATCGGGGATGTGGCCTACCGGGTCAACCTGCTGTCGGCGGTCTGTGCCGCCGGCGCGCTGGCCGGCCTGTTCGTCCTGGTGCGGGAGCTGACCGGGCGCCCGCTGGCCGGCTTGCTCTCCGCCCTGGCGCTGGCTGTCTCTCCGGTCTTCTGGTCCCAGGCTACCATCGCCGAGGTGTATGCCCTGCACCTGTGCATCACCGTCTGGCTGTTGGCGGCGCTGACCCGCTGGGAGGAGACGGGGGCGGAGCGATGGCTCATCATCACTGCCGGCCTCTTCGGCGCCGGCCTAGCCCATCACCGCACCATCGTTTTCCTGCTCCCGGGCTTGGCGCTGGCGTTGGCCCTGCCGGCCAGGGAGGGGGAACCCCGCCGGCCGCGGTGGAGGCGTTCCTGGTGGAAGATGGCCCTGGCCTGCGCCCTTCCGCTCCTGCTCTACGCCTACATCCCGCTCATCGGCGCGCGTGCCGGCTCCCTGGACGGCACCTACCGCAACACCTGGGAGGGGTTCTGGCGGCACGTGCTGGCGCTGGACTACAGCGCCTTCCTGACGGGCAACCCCCTTGCCCAATCGCGCACCGTCGGCGATTACCTGCGCCTGTGGCTGGAGCAGTTCGGCCCGCTGGGCGGGCTGGCCGGCGTCCTGGGATTAATGTGGGCCGGCCGCCGGCCGCGCACCGCCTGGGCCCTGCGGTTGACCTGGCTGGTATGTCTGGCCTTTGCCGCGCTGTACCGGGTGGCAGACGTGGAGGTCTTCCTCCTGCCGGCCTTCCTGGCCGGCGCGACCGGCATTGGCCTGGCGTTTGACTGGCTGGTTCATCGGGTGGGGGCAGTGTCTGCCTTTGGCGCGCTCCGTTCAATGGTCCCCATCCTCCTGGCGCTGGTGCTGGCCGGCCAGGCCCTCTGGGCCGGCGTCCGGGCCTATCCCCAGGCCGATCGCTCCGACGACTGGGAAGTCCATGATTGGGCGGTGCAGGCGCTGTCTGCACCCCTGTCGTCGGATGCCGTCGTCATCGGCATCCTGGGAGAGATGACCGTACTGCGTTATTACCAGGAGACGCAGGGCCTGCGCCCTGATATCCGCACCACTGCCGCCGACCAGGAGCCGGCGCGCTGGAAAGCCATCGAAGGGGCGCTGGGGGAAACGGGCGAGGTCTATCTCACCCGCGGCATGGCCGGCCTGGCCGAACGCTATCACCTGGATGCCGCCGGTCCCCTCATCCAGGTGCGGCCCAAGCCGGCGCCAGCGGAGAACCTGACCTGCGCCGGCGTCGAACTGCTCCCCGGGCTGTGCCTGCAGAGATGGGAAGTTGCCCTGCGCCGCCTGCCGGACGGCTGGCATGCCGGCGTCTCCCTGGAATGGTTGGCCCTGCATGTGTTGGACAGGGATGTGCGTCTCTCCCTGCGCCTGCTGGCCGGCGATGGGAGCACTGTCGCCCAGCATGACCGCCGGCCGGTGCATGAGGCGTATCCCACCACAGCCTGGGCGGCCGGCGAGACGGTCTCTGACTGGCATGACCTGCGGGTGCCGCCGGCCGCACCGCCGGGCACCTACGAGGCCATCATCATCCTGTACGACCCCACCAGCGGCCAGGAATGGGCGCGCTGGGGCCTGGGGCGGGTGGAACTGCCGGCGGGGGACCTATGA